One part of the Lotus japonicus ecotype B-129 chromosome 2, LjGifu_v1.2 genome encodes these proteins:
- the LOC130739194 gene encoding zinc finger CCCH domain-containing protein 41 has product MELKVSSPKLESVAPSDCLSDPEEKEVSDDDDDDRNHKHRRRDDRSQSLERDVSDPVISRPFRKRNKNFGNRPPFKGNESLSFETLKAYGDAATDKEFYSKFERRRPGFTPGPRTPLDMSQRLRTNQSFTVDPGAGRGRGRESGFWNQRESRLSSMDVASQIVQQRSIPSSLYTGRGLPNVSNAQNASWNTFGLIPAVPNGGMDMLHPLGLQGTLRQPMNSSLNVNIPRQRCRDFEERGYCLRGDMCPMEHGVNRIVIEDVQGLSQFNLPVSLPSAPLIGAPAGSGSHHSVNASTTSVNSKCIPGKKSVVGDDGMPVDSAYPGLGCTSGADLYDPDQPLWNNSGLESSNALLSIQSSKIDETELISSEALNSDYPVGTTRTSVNLQGSSSSVWARMNSSRNRFDMKEKTNSMISSFHYPQNQLKEDNDELVGSRSTSCQGKQIIADDTDPRSMETLLKAQAFNMRNIRKPSQKALCTLFVSGIPQRSNKRETLLTHFKKFGEVIDIHIPMNSDRAFVQFSKREEAEAALKSPDAVMGNRFIKLFWANRDCVRNDCTASGNGVIVTPRGQAPAFVPSHPVVTDRRKDIHQTDASKTIFEVPSPSDQPKHIIAGGPKAPPPSQKKYENLEHLKEELRKKQEMLDQKRNEFKRQLSKLEKQATGLKGEIVTEHAAKRPKTSMTTDVAKLTSPQSSDADPGMTSLHAEATTDRNKQLVSTVSQSPKASTTMRVLEPTGLKQPIQPFVPVNRYKLDNRPTAFRIITPLPDGLANVASLKEHFLPYGELSSVELVDVQVDDSSQQEAHINFTTRRAAERAFINGKCWKDHNLEFMWLASANSSNATGSREPSLSAPKEPLDRDDHSEEKLGNAVNQEAAVSDGERKNSENENGLKVMEMEPGEDLQCSPRQVSSAKQSPEGNVC; this is encoded by the exons ATGGAGCTGAAAGTTTCATCTCCAAAACTAGAGTCTGTTGCACCTTCTGATTGTCTCAGTGATCCCGAGGAAAAGGAAGTGAgtgatgacgatgatgatgatcgGAATCATAAGCATCGGAGGCGGGATGATCGTTCTCAGTCTTTGGAGAGAGATGTTTCAGATCCTGTTATTAGCAGGCCATTCAGGAAGCGCAACAAGAATTTTGGAAATCGGCCTCCGTTTAAGGGAAATGAGTCTCTATCCTTTGAAACACTGAAAGCTTATGGCGATGCCGCTACAGACAAAGAGTTCTACTCCAAGTTTGAGAGAAGGCGTCCTGGCTTTACTCCAGGTCCTCGAACACCTTTAGATATGAGTCAAAGACTACGGACAAACCAATCATTTACTGTAGATCCAGGTGCTGGCAGGGGAAGAGGCAGAGAATCTGGTTTCTGGAATCAACGTGAATCTAGGTTGAGCTCAATGGATGTTGCTTCACAAATAGTTCAGCAGCGGTCCATTCCTTCAAGTCTTTATACTGGACGGGGATTACCAAATGTTTCAAATGCACAAAATGCATCCTGGAACacatttggtttaattccagcAGTACCCAATGGGGGCATGGATATGCTTCATCCATTGGGTTTACAGGGAACTCTCAGACAACCCATGAATTCATCTTTAAATGTGAATATTCCTCGTCAACGATGTAGAGATTTTGAGGAACGTGGATATTGCCTCAGAGGGGACATGTGCCCCATGGAACACGGTGTTAATCGGATTGTCATTGAAGATGttcag GGTCTTTCACAGTTCAACCTTCCCGTGTCTCTTCCAAGTGCGCCCCTAATCGGAGCTCCTGCTGGATCTGGATCTCATCATTCAGTAAATGCTTCAACCACTTCAGTGAACAGCAAATGTATACCTGGAAAAAAATctgtagttggtgatgatggtaTGCCTGTGGATAGTGCATATCCTGGTCTTGGTTGCACAAGTGGAGCTGATCTCTACGATCCTGATCAACCACTTTGGAACAATAGTGGTCTGGAGTCTTCAAATGCACTCCTATCTATTCAGTCATCCAAGATTGATGAAACTGAGCTCATATCTAGCGAGGCTCTAAATAGTGATTATCCAGTTGGAACTACCAGAACTTCTGTCAATTTGCAGGGTTCTAGTTCATCTGTCTGGGCCAGAATGAATAGTTCAAGAAACAGATTTGACATGAAAGAAAAAACTAACTCTATGATAAGTTCTTTTCATTATCCTCAGAATCAACTGAAGGAAGATAATGATGAATTAGTTGGCTCCCGCAGTACTTCCTGTCAAGGAAAGCAAATCATAGCAGATGATACTGACCCCAGAAGCATGGAAACATTATTGAAGGCACAGGCTTTTAATATGCGTAACATACGCAAACCATCCCAAAAGGCATTGTGTACTCTATTTGTAAGTGGGATACCTCAGAGAAGTAACAAGAGGGAGACTCTTCTTACTCATTTTAAGAAGTTTGGGGAAGTTATTGATATTCATATTCCAATGAACAGTGATCGAGCATTTGTCCAATTCTCCAAAAGGGAAGAGGCTGAAGCTGCTTTGAAATCACCGGATGCTGTAATGGGCAATCGTTTTATCAAGCTATTTTGGGCTAACCGTGATTGTGTTCGCAATGATTGTACTGCTAGTGGGAATGGTGTAATTGTTACTCCCCGTGGGCAAGCACCTGCTTTTGTTCCATCTCATCCAGTCGTCACTGATAGGCGAAAAGATATCCATCAAACTGATGCTTCAAAGACTATATTTGAAGTACCATCTCCTTCTGATCAACCTAAGCATATCATTGCAGGTGGACCCAAGGCTCCACCTCCTTCGCAAAAGAAGTATGAAAACTTAGAACATCTAAAGGAAGAACTGCGTAAGAAGCAGGAAATGTTGGACCAAAAGCGTAATGAGTTCAAGCGCCAGCTGAGCAAACTTGAGAAACAA GCTACAGGACTCAAGGGTGAAATAGTTACCGAACATGCTGCAAAGAGACCCAAAACAAGCATGACGACTGATGTTGCCAAACTCACTTCTCCTCAATCGTCTGATGCTGATCCTGGAATGACATCTCTACATGCAGAGGCAACAACTGATAGGAATAAACAGTTGGTCAGTACTGTATCCCAAAGTCCTAAAGCAAGTACAACAATGAGAGTGCTAGAACCTACAGGCTTGAAACAGCCAATTCAACCATTTGTGCCTGTAAATAGGTACAAATTGGACAATCGTCCCACTGCATTTAGAATCATCACTCCTTTGCCAGATGGTCTAGCAAAT GTTGCTTCTTTGAAGGAACACTTCTTACCATATGGAGAACTTTCTTCTGTAGAGCTAGTAGATGTGcaagtcgatgatagtagtcaACAAGAGGCACATATAAATTTCACTACTCGCCGTGCAGCTGAGAGGGCGTTTATTAATGGTAAATGCTGGAAGGACCACAATCTGGAATTCATGTGGCTGGCTTCCGCTAATTCTAGCAATGCAACTGGTAGTAGAGAACCTTCTCTATCCGCTCCCAAGGAGCCCTTAGATAGAGATGACCATTCTGAAGAAAAATTGGGAAATGCGGTAAACCAAGAAGCAGCTGTATCAGATGGTGAGCGTAAAAAttctgaaaatgaaaatggttTGAAGGTTATGGAAATGGAACCAGGTGAAGATCTCCAGTGTTCCCCAAGGCAAGTTTCTTCTGCCAAACAATCACCAGAGGGCAATGTCTGTTGA
- the LOC130739195 gene encoding pentatricopeptide repeat-containing protein At5g40400, which produces MIRRPSISATTVPILSESFSNTTFSQKKSPSFSSSSSSSLVTIHDSQSKPISSPFYNLLPPTQNPHNIVNLISSLLKQKSFHLSLFQNDIKGILPHMGTHEISRVLLRCQSDHSSALTFFNWVKNDLGVKPAVQNYCVIVHILAWSRVFSKAMKLLCELIHLVEVEGVFSNVDIYQNLVLSTEDCNWNPAIFDMLIKAYVKVGMVEKGLVTFRKNIEACFIPNVVACNCLLSGLSKFNYIDQCWEVYEEMGRLGIHRNAFTFNILTNVLCKYGDTDKVNGFLEKMEEEGFEPDLVTYNTLINSYCKKRRLEDAFYLYKIMYIRGVTPNLISHSALMNGLCEEGKIKEAHQLFNQMVQRGIDPDVVSYNTLISGYCREGKVQMSRSLLREMIGSGIRPDSVTCRLIVQGYARDGKLLSALNLVVELQKFGIKIPENLYDYLIVALCKEGRPFAARSFLIRISQDGYVPEISTFNSLVESLCKFNNVEEALIVKSEMLKNSMRLSLTAYRAIISGLCRVNRTLEAEALLEEMVSLGILPDLETKRALINGYCKENNVDRAESLLKFFAKEFQLYDTESYNSVVKVFCEVGDVAELMELQDRLLKVGYVPNSLTCKYVICGLQKVMELDDEILRHNMLEP; this is translated from the coding sequence ATGATTCGTCGACCTTCAATCTCTGCTACCACTGTGCCCATTCTCTCAGAATCATTCTCCAACACAACCTTCTCACAGAAAAAATCACCTtccttttcatcttcttcttcttcttccctagtCACTATACATGATTCTCAATCCAAACCCATTTCAAGTCCCTTTTACAATCTCCTCCCACCTACCCAGAACCCCCATAACATAGTAAACCTCATTTCTTCACTCCTCAAACAGAAAAGTTTCCATCTTTCCCTTTTTCAAAATGACATCAAAGGCATTCTCCCTCACATGGGTACCCATGAAATTTCTAGGGTTTTGCTCAGGTGCCAATCTGATCACTCTTCAGCTCTCACATTTTTCAATTGGGTTAAGAATGATTTGGGTGTTAAACCAGCTGTGCAGAACTATTGTGTAATTGTTCACATACTTGCTTGGTCTAGAGTGTTCTCTAAGGCCATGAAGTTGTTGTGTGAATTGATACACCTGGTTGAGGTTGAGGGTGTTTTTTCAAATGTGGATATTTATCAGAATTTGGTTTTGAGTACTGAGGATTGTAATTGGAATCCTGCAATATTTGATATGCTTATCAAGGCTTATGTGAAGGTTGGTATGGTTGAGAAGGGTTTGGTAACTTTTAGGAAGAATATTGAGGCTTGTTTTATTCCCAATGTGGTAGCTTGCAATTGTTTGCTGAGTGGTTTGTCTAAGTTTAATTATATTGATCAGTGCTGGGAAGTTTATGAAGAGATGGGAAGACTTGGAATTCACAGGAATGCTTTTACTTTCAACATTTTAACCAATGTTTTGTGTAAATACGGAGATACGGATAAGGTTAATGGATTCTTGgagaaaatggaggaagaaGGATTTGAACCTGACTTGGTGACATATAACACACTCATTAATAGCTATTGTAAGAAAAGAAGGTTGGAGGATGCGTTTTATTTATACAAGATCATGTACATTAGAGGTGTGACGCCTAATTTGATTTCACACTCAGCCTTGATGAATGGTCTTTGTGAAGAAGGGAAAATCAAGGAGGCTCATCAACTTTTTAACCAGATGGTTCAGAGAGGGATAGATCCAGATGTTGTGTCGTATAATACTCTTATATCTGGTTATTGCAGAGAAGGTAAGGTGCAGATGTCTAGATCGCTattgcgtgaaatgataggaaGTGGAATTCGTCCTGACAGTGTCACTTGTAGGCTTATTGTTCAAGGATATGCAAGGGATGGAAAGCTACTCTCAGCCTTGAATTTGGTTGTGGAGCTTCAGAAATTTGGAATTAAGATTCCTGAAAATTTATATGATTATCTCATAGTTGCATTGTGCAAAGAAGGTCGACCATTTGCTGCTAGAAGTTTTCTGATAAGGATATCTCAGGATGGCTATGTGCCTGAAATCAGTACTTTCAATAGCCTGGTTGAGTCTCTATGTAAATTCAATAATGTGGAAGAGGCACTAATTGTGAAATCTGAGATGCTAAAGAATAGTATGAGGCTGAGTCTCACTGCCTATAGAGCTATTATAAGCGGCTTGTGTAGAGTAAACAGGACTCTGGAAGCTGAAGCCTTGTTGGAGGAAATGGTTAGCTTAGGTATTCTACCTGATCTAGAAACTAAGAGGGCATTAATAAATGGATATTGTAAAGAAAATAATGTTGATAGAGCTGAGTCATTATTGAAATTCTTTGCCAAGGAGTTTCAACTTTACGACACTGAAAGCTACAATTCAGTTGTTAAAGTCTTTTGTGAGGTTGGTGATGTGGCAGAGCTGATGGAGCTTCAGGATAGGCTACTCAAGGTGGGGTATGTTCCAAATAGTTTAACATGCAAGTACGTGATTTGCGGATTGCAGAAAGTTATGGAACTAGATGATGAGATATTGAGACACAACATGCTAGAACCTTGA